One Brassica napus cultivar Da-Ae chromosome A5, Da-Ae, whole genome shotgun sequence DNA window includes the following coding sequences:
- the LOC125609633 gene encoding serine/threonine-protein kinase TOR-like yields the protein MLSFAPNYGNLPLIAKIEVFEYALENTEGNDLSRVMWLKSRSSEVWLERRTNDTRSLAVMSMVGYIFGLGDRQPSNLMLDRYSGKILHIDFGDCFEASMNREKFPEKVPFRLTRMLVKAMEVSGIKGNFRSTCQNVIQVLRTNKDSVMAMMEAFVHDPLINWRLFNFNEVPQLALLGNNNPNGSANVEPEEVDEDPADVDLPQP from the exons ATGTTGAGTTTTGCTCCAAACTACGGCAATCTACCGCTCATAGCAAAGATTGAAGTATTTGAGTACGCTCTAGAAAACACAGAGGGAAATGATCTGTCCAGG GTTATGTGGTTAAAAAGTCGCTCGTCAGAGGTATGGCTGGAGAGAAGAACCAACGATACTAGAAGTTTAGCCGTTATGAGTATG GTTGGTTATATTTTTGGGTTAGGTGATCGACAACCAAGTAACCTTATGCTAGATAGATACAg TGGGAAAATCTTGCATATTGATTTCGGAGATTGTTTTGAGGCGTCTATGAATAGAGAGAAGTTTCCTGAAAAG GTTCCATTCCGTCTGACAAGAATGCTTGTCAAAGCAATGGAAGTAAGTGGCATCAAAGGAAATTTCCGGTCGACATGCCAAAATGTTATACAAGTTCTCAGAACCAACAAAGACAGTGTAATGGCAATGATGGAGGCGTTTGTGCATGATCCTTTAATCAATTGGCGTCTTTTTAATTTCAATGAAGTCCCTCAACTAGCCCTACTCGGTAACAACAATCCCAATGGTTCTGCTAATGTTGAACCTGAGGAAGTAGATGAAGATCCCGCTGATGTAGACCTTCCTCAGCCTTAA
- the LOC125609634 gene encoding serine/threonine-protein kinase TOR-like, translating to MMASMVSSKGENVPLLARVNLKLGTWQWALSPGLNDGSIQEILDAFSKSTIYAPKWAKAWHTWGLFNTAVMSHYISKGQIASQFVAAAVTG from the exons ATGATGGCTAGTATGGTATCTAGCAAGGGAGAAAATGTTCCACTTCTTGCACGTGTAAATCTCAAATTGGGAACATGGCAGTGGGCACTTTCTCCCGGATTGAATGATGGGTCTATTCAAG AAATTCTTGATGCCTTTAGCAAATCTACCATCTATGCTCCTAAATGGGCTAAGGCATGGCACACATGGGGGTTATTCAATACGGCAGTGATGTCTCATTACATATCAAAAGGTCAAATTGCTTCTCAGTTTGTTGCTGCTGCAGTCACTGGATGA